A window from Aeromonas rivipollensis encodes these proteins:
- the pncC gene encoding nicotinamide-nucleotide amidase, protein MGLEAEIDRLSRELGEALQARGWLAATAESCTGGGVATAITDIAGSSGWFDRGFVTYTNEAKQQMLGVSIDSLLRHGAVSEAVVLEMARGCLARSDAGICVAISGIAGPDGGSDDKPVGTVWFAWADRTGRHQSLLARFDGDRHQVRQQAVRQALSGLLALLR, encoded by the coding sequence ATGGGGCTTGAGGCAGAGATCGACCGTTTATCCCGGGAGCTCGGCGAGGCATTGCAGGCACGAGGCTGGCTCGCCGCCACGGCGGAGTCCTGTACCGGGGGCGGCGTTGCCACGGCCATCACGGATATTGCGGGCAGCTCAGGCTGGTTCGACCGCGGCTTTGTCACCTACACCAACGAGGCCAAGCAGCAGATGCTGGGGGTGAGCATCGACAGCCTGCTGCGCCATGGCGCCGTCAGCGAGGCCGTGGTGCTGGAGATGGCCAGAGGGTGCCTGGCCCGTTCCGATGCGGGGATCTGCGTCGCCATCAGCGGCATCGCCGGGCCCGATGGCGGCAGTGACGACAAGCCGGTCGGCACCGTCTGGTTTGCCTGGGCGGATCGCACGGGCCGTCATCAATCCCTGCTCGCCCGCTTCGATGGCGACCGCCATCAGGTGCGCCAGCAGGCGGTCAGGCAGGCCTTGTCCGGACTGCTGGCCCTGCTCAGATAA
- a CDS encoding MarR family winged helix-turn-helix transcriptional regulator, protein MEKHDEVLIALRQIIRAIDMHSKRLIKEAGLTSPQLLLLKGINELGQISMRQLADHTNMSQATATTIMDRLESRQLVQRIRSETDKRKVHATLTDAGRALLAQAPTPLQESFIQRFQALENWEQGLLLSSLQRISAMMNADGIDAAPVLSVRPLTEERA, encoded by the coding sequence ATGGAAAAACATGATGAAGTGCTGATTGCTCTGCGCCAGATCATCCGTGCCATCGACATGCACTCCAAACGCCTGATCAAGGAGGCCGGGCTGACGTCGCCGCAGCTCCTGCTGCTCAAGGGGATCAACGAGCTTGGCCAGATCTCCATGCGCCAGCTCGCCGATCACACCAACATGAGCCAGGCTACCGCGACCACCATCATGGACAGGCTAGAGAGCCGCCAGCTGGTGCAGCGCATCCGCAGCGAAACCGACAAGCGCAAGGTGCATGCGACACTGACTGACGCGGGGCGCGCCCTGCTCGCCCAGGCCCCCACTCCGCTGCAGGAGAGCTTCATCCAGCGCTTCCAGGCCCTGGAGAACTGGGAGCAGGGACTGCTGCTCTCCTCCCTGCAACGGATCTCGGCCATGATGAATGCCGACGGCATAGACGCGGCTCCCGTGCTGAGTGTCAGGCCGCTCACCGAAGAACGTGCCTGA
- the mepM gene encoding murein DD-endopeptidase MepM, with translation MKRLRPLVAQAANWEPPVPRKHFYAMLLLTAMTLSAVAVLPAPGDILERPLRLELPIATTGTATNEDNTDFNDIPDHELVEAAAPEDDIPADATPQWQDYRVRNGENLTTIFNNLGLSTTTLYKVLDADAKNNLARLKPGQTIELLIDQDNILQQLKIRLNIKQTLVLERTDDTYSANMLNEEVQWQQKSYDGVINGSFYVSARNAGIPANHIQKIANLFQWRLNFAKDLQRGDKFKVLVRQETVEGKSTGNTQLLGVEVFSQGKTVSAWLSEDGNYYDGQANSLERGFRRYPTHSRYRVSSNFNPARRHPITGQVRPHEGTDFALPVGTPVMATGDGVVLKATRHPLAGTYVVIKHGRTLMTRYLHLSKLLVKPGQKVKMGDKIALSGNTGRSTGAHLHYEVRVNNRPVDPMKVKLPMAEPLSGKEKRQFLAKVKSYRKEMEAG, from the coding sequence ATGAAACGTCTCCGTCCCTTGGTAGCGCAGGCTGCCAACTGGGAACCCCCGGTTCCCCGCAAACATTTTTACGCCATGCTATTGCTCACGGCCATGACGCTGTCAGCGGTAGCCGTATTGCCAGCTCCAGGTGACATCCTTGAGCGGCCATTGCGTCTGGAGTTGCCCATTGCCACCACTGGCACTGCAACCAACGAAGACAATACGGATTTTAACGACATCCCGGATCACGAGCTGGTGGAAGCCGCGGCGCCGGAAGATGACATTCCGGCCGATGCCACGCCCCAGTGGCAGGATTACCGGGTACGTAACGGCGAGAACCTGACCACCATCTTCAACAATCTCGGCCTCTCCACCACCACCCTCTACAAGGTGCTGGATGCGGATGCCAAGAACAATCTGGCCCGCCTCAAGCCCGGCCAGACAATAGAGTTGCTGATCGATCAGGACAACATACTGCAGCAGCTGAAGATCCGCCTGAACATCAAGCAGACTCTGGTGCTGGAGCGTACCGACGACACTTACAGCGCCAACATGCTCAATGAAGAGGTGCAGTGGCAGCAGAAGAGTTATGACGGCGTCATCAATGGCAGCTTCTACGTCAGCGCCCGCAACGCGGGGATTCCGGCCAACCACATCCAGAAGATTGCCAACCTGTTCCAGTGGCGCCTGAATTTCGCCAAGGATCTGCAAAGAGGTGACAAGTTCAAGGTGTTGGTGAGACAGGAGACGGTCGAGGGCAAGAGCACGGGCAACACCCAGCTGCTGGGGGTGGAGGTGTTCAGCCAGGGCAAGACGGTATCGGCCTGGCTGTCGGAAGATGGCAACTATTATGACGGTCAGGCGAACAGCCTGGAGCGCGGCTTCCGCCGGTATCCGACCCATAGTCGCTACCGGGTCAGCTCCAACTTCAACCCGGCCCGACGCCATCCCATTACCGGCCAGGTCCGCCCCCATGAGGGGACTGACTTCGCCCTGCCGGTGGGGACGCCCGTGATGGCGACCGGCGACGGTGTCGTGCTCAAGGCGACCCGCCACCCCCTCGCGGGCACCTATGTGGTGATCAAGCACGGCCGCACCCTGATGACTCGCTATCTGCACCTGAGCAAGCTGCTGGTCAAACCCGGCCAGAAGGTGAAGATGGGGGACAAGATAGCGCTCTCCGGCAACACGGGTCGCTCTACCGGTGCCCATCTGCACTACGAGGTGCGAGTCAACAACCGCCCGGTGGACCCCATGAAGGTCAAGCTGCCGATGGCGGAGCCGCTCTCCGGCAAGGAGAAGCGCCAGTTCCTTGCCAAGGTGAAGAGCTATCGCAAGGAGATGGAGGCGGGTTGA
- a CDS encoding Spy/CpxP family protein refolding chaperone, which produces MKHQFKVAMTALAICFATNTFAAESAPELQSETTLAQELNLSTAQVEQIKSLREQAAKELGSVKLDAIGQDVIINMIKSGKWDEAAARKQLQTISNVQAEARYYRAHYLFEVSKVLTPEQKTKLHEMLSGNEAMY; this is translated from the coding sequence ATGAAGCATCAATTTAAAGTCGCCATGACTGCCCTGGCGATCTGTTTTGCCACCAACACCTTCGCCGCCGAGAGCGCCCCCGAGCTGCAGAGCGAAACCACCCTGGCGCAGGAGCTGAACCTCTCCACCGCACAGGTTGAGCAGATCAAGAGCCTGCGTGAACAGGCGGCCAAGGAGCTCGGCTCGGTCAAGCTCGACGCCATCGGTCAGGACGTCATCATCAACATGATCAAGAGCGGCAAGTGGGACGAGGCGGCTGCCAGGAAGCAGTTGCAGACCATCAGCAACGTGCAGGCCGAGGCCCGCTACTACCGTGCCCATTACCTGTTCGAAGTGAGCAAGGTGCTGACTCCGGAGCAGAAAACCAAGCTGCACGAGATGCTCAGTGGCAACGAAGCCATGTATTGA
- the recA gene encoding recombinase RecA: MDQNKQKALAAALGQIEKQFGKGSIMRLGDSKTMDIEAISTGSLSLDVALGIGGLPCGRIVEIYGPESSGKTTLTLQVIAEAQKKGKTCAFVDAEHALDPIYAAKLGVNVDDLLISQPDTGEQALEICDMLVRSNAVDVIIVDSVAALTPKAEIEGEMGDSHVGLQARLMSQALRKLTANIKNANCLCIFINQIRMKIGVMFGSPETTTGGNALKFYASVRLDIRRIGAIKEGDEVVGNETRVKVVKNKVAPPFKQAEFQIFYGAGISKEGELVDLGVKHKLIDKAGAWYSYNGEKIGQGKANVMKLFAENKVMAAEVEARLRELLLSGAIPVEKPAAAVAEEFEDESEQEFE, from the coding sequence ATGGATCAGAACAAACAGAAGGCACTGGCGGCTGCGCTGGGCCAGATCGAAAAGCAGTTTGGCAAAGGCTCCATCATGCGTCTGGGCGACAGCAAGACCATGGACATCGAAGCCATCTCCACCGGCTCCCTCTCTCTGGACGTGGCGCTGGGTATCGGCGGTCTGCCGTGTGGTCGTATCGTCGAGATCTACGGCCCGGAATCGTCAGGTAAAACCACCCTCACCCTGCAGGTGATCGCGGAAGCCCAGAAGAAAGGCAAGACCTGTGCCTTCGTCGATGCGGAACACGCCCTCGACCCCATCTATGCCGCCAAGCTGGGGGTCAACGTCGACGACCTGCTGATCTCCCAGCCGGATACCGGTGAGCAGGCGCTGGAGATCTGCGACATGCTGGTGCGTTCCAACGCCGTTGACGTCATCATCGTCGACTCGGTGGCCGCCCTGACGCCGAAAGCGGAAATCGAAGGTGAGATGGGTGATTCCCACGTCGGCCTGCAGGCCCGCCTGATGTCCCAGGCGCTGCGCAAGCTGACCGCCAACATCAAGAACGCCAACTGCCTGTGCATCTTCATCAACCAGATCCGGATGAAGATCGGCGTCATGTTCGGCAGCCCCGAGACCACCACTGGTGGTAACGCGCTCAAGTTCTACGCCTCGGTACGTCTGGATATCCGTCGCATCGGCGCCATCAAGGAAGGTGACGAAGTGGTCGGTAACGAGACCCGCGTCAAGGTCGTCAAGAACAAGGTGGCCCCGCCCTTCAAGCAGGCCGAGTTCCAGATCTTCTACGGTGCCGGCATCTCCAAAGAGGGCGAGCTGGTGGATCTGGGCGTCAAGCACAAGCTGATCGACAAGGCCGGTGCTTGGTACAGCTACAACGGCGAGAAGATCGGTCAGGGCAAGGCCAACGTGATGAAGCTGTTCGCCGAGAACAAGGTGATGGCCGCCGAGGTGGAAGCCCGCCTGCGCGAGCTGCTGCTCTCCGGTGCCATACCGGTCGAGAAACCGGCGGCCGCGGTTGCCGAAGAGTTTGAAGACGAAAGCGAACAAGAGTTCGAATAA
- a CDS encoding YjaG family protein: MFGDKFYKRLAELQPWQQTVYTLALAERMYPNYVLFTQAAGFGDAKAFRHALDQMWNYLTVKGSRVNLGAILEAFEVYIPEPGKFESYGAYPALDACVALGCAYNSVICRVGEEANDASHASVGTVAGFIEMLEERDLSDEELYEHEYMEAELEFQVELLKQVAHERDSDRILAIRTFAAQGGISNIGISLEE; the protein is encoded by the coding sequence GTGTTTGGTGACAAGTTTTATAAGCGACTGGCCGAGCTGCAGCCTTGGCAGCAGACCGTCTACACCCTGGCGCTGGCAGAGCGCATGTACCCCAACTATGTGCTGTTTACCCAGGCAGCCGGTTTCGGGGATGCGAAGGCGTTTCGCCACGCGCTGGATCAGATGTGGAACTACCTCACCGTGAAGGGATCCCGCGTCAATCTGGGGGCCATTCTGGAGGCGTTCGAGGTCTATATTCCCGAGCCAGGCAAGTTTGAATCCTACGGTGCCTATCCGGCGCTGGATGCCTGCGTGGCCCTGGGCTGTGCCTACAACTCGGTGATCTGCCGGGTGGGGGAAGAGGCCAACGATGCCAGCCACGCTTCGGTCGGTACCGTGGCCGGTTTCATCGAGATGCTGGAAGAGCGGGATCTCAGTGACGAAGAGCTCTACGAGCATGAATACATGGAAGCCGAGCTGGAGTTCCAGGTCGAGCTGCTCAAGCAGGTCGCCCATGAGCGCGACAGCGATCGCATCCTGGCCATCCGCACCTTTGCGGCCCAGGGTGGAATCTCCAACATAGGCATCAGCCTGGAAGAGTGA
- a CDS encoding BCCT family transporter — protein sequence MRATKGLLKGLNPTMAMTALTVVTLFLLFGVFDPDTAGTWFTGAKDTIIAGFKWYYILVVALFLFFAVYLMFSRFGSIRLGDDDQVPEFGYFAWFSMLFSAGMGIGLVFWSIAEPMYHLQGNPFVTEGMTPEAAQIAMRLTFFHWGLHPWAIYVIVGLSLAFFSYRRKLPLAIRSVLYPILGERIYGFWGHAADVLAVFGTVFGVATSLGLGVSQMNTGLNQMFGMEVSQHSQLWLIGGISLIATLSAISGVGRGVKILSELNIWLSAFILVLFLVLGPTTYILNAYVQNIGDYLQNIVKLSFWTNTEANGTSAWQSSWTAFYWGWWIAWAPFVGMFIARISKGRTIREFVLGVLLVPSLLGMFWLTVFGGTAMHLELFGGGGVVAAVNQDVTLALYKTVELLHWETFGWIAKGVLTLLICTYFITSSDSGTLVITTLLSIGDQDPPVLHRAIWGLGQGLVAAILLVSGGLAALQAASIIAALPFSLIMLAMCYSLMQGLKQESQHQFEYRQKLKRHPGSVNLSLLDRIGPG from the coding sequence ATGAGAGCAACCAAAGGGCTATTGAAAGGCCTCAATCCCACCATGGCCATGACGGCCCTCACCGTCGTGACCCTGTTCCTGTTGTTTGGCGTGTTTGACCCGGATACCGCGGGAACCTGGTTCACCGGCGCCAAGGACACCATCATTGCAGGCTTCAAGTGGTACTACATTCTGGTGGTTGCCCTGTTCCTGTTCTTCGCCGTCTACCTGATGTTCAGCCGTTTTGGCAGCATTCGACTGGGCGACGACGACCAGGTACCGGAGTTCGGCTACTTCGCCTGGTTCTCCATGTTGTTCAGCGCCGGCATGGGCATAGGCCTGGTGTTCTGGAGCATCGCCGAGCCCATGTATCATCTGCAGGGGAACCCCTTCGTCACCGAAGGGATGACGCCGGAAGCGGCCCAGATCGCCATGCGCCTCACCTTCTTCCACTGGGGTCTGCACCCCTGGGCCATCTATGTGATCGTCGGCCTGTCGCTGGCTTTCTTCAGCTACCGCCGCAAGTTGCCGCTGGCCATTCGCTCCGTGCTCTACCCTATTCTCGGCGAGCGGATCTACGGCTTCTGGGGCCACGCCGCCGACGTGCTGGCGGTGTTTGGCACAGTGTTCGGGGTGGCCACCTCCTTAGGGCTTGGCGTCTCCCAGATGAACACCGGCCTCAACCAGATGTTCGGCATGGAAGTCTCCCAGCACAGCCAGCTCTGGCTCATCGGGGGCATCAGCCTGATCGCCACCCTGTCGGCCATCTCCGGCGTGGGGCGCGGGGTGAAGATCCTCTCCGAGCTCAACATCTGGCTCAGCGCCTTCATCCTCGTCCTCTTCCTGGTGCTGGGGCCCACCACCTATATCCTCAACGCCTATGTGCAGAACATCGGTGATTACCTGCAAAACATCGTCAAACTGAGCTTCTGGACCAACACCGAAGCCAACGGCACCTCGGCCTGGCAATCGAGCTGGACCGCCTTCTACTGGGGCTGGTGGATAGCCTGGGCCCCCTTCGTCGGCATGTTCATCGCCCGCATCTCCAAGGGCCGCACCATTCGCGAGTTCGTGCTCGGTGTGCTGCTGGTGCCCTCCCTGCTCGGCATGTTCTGGCTCACAGTATTCGGCGGTACCGCCATGCATCTGGAGCTGTTCGGCGGCGGTGGCGTGGTGGCGGCAGTCAATCAGGACGTGACCCTGGCGCTCTACAAGACGGTGGAGCTGCTGCACTGGGAGACCTTTGGCTGGATTGCGAAAGGGGTGCTGACCCTGCTCATCTGCACCTACTTCATCACCTCCAGCGACTCGGGCACGCTGGTCATCACCACCCTGCTCTCCATCGGCGATCAGGATCCCCCCGTTCTGCACCGCGCCATCTGGGGACTGGGTCAGGGGCTGGTGGCGGCCATCTTGCTGGTTTCCGGCGGCCTGGCTGCCCTGCAAGCGGCCAGCATCATAGCCGCGCTGCCCTTCTCGCTGATCATGCTGGCCATGTGCTATTCGCTGATGCAGGGGCTCAAGCAGGAGAGTCAGCACCAGTTCGAATACCGGCAAAAGCTCAAGCGTCATCCCGGCTCGGTCAATCTGAGCCTGCTGGATCGCATAGGTCCGGGTTGA
- the mutS gene encoding DNA mismatch repair protein MutS: MTAQHQATSANLSAHTPMMQQYLGLKAENPEILLFYRMGDFYELFYDDARKASQLLDISLTKRGQSAGSPIPMAGVPYHAIEGYLAKLVQLGESAAICEQVGDPATSKGPVERKVIRIITPGTVSDEALLSERQDNLIAAVYHDGRRFGYGTMDIGSGRFFINQFDKEETLLAELQRTNPAELLYPESFEFLRHVEGRRGLRRRPEWEFELGTARKLLCQQFGTQDLVGFGVEQSETALCAAGCLMQYVKDTQRTALPHIRSVRLEQPDHAVIMDAATRRNLELTQNLAGGYENTLAEVLDRTATPMGSRLLKRWIHQPIRDRVILKGRQSTIKELIEQNLYDELGNLLRQVGDVERVLARLALRSARPRDLTRLRQAFAQLPELQRLLADNEHEAVQQLAERASTFPELLGLLERAVMEVPPVLIRDGGVIRDGFNQELDELRDLANGATASLARIEEREKLLTGINTLKVGYNKVHGFYIEVSRANSHLVPAHYIRRQTLKNNERYIIDELKKYEDKVLTAQAQALALEKRLYEELLDALLPHLGDLQESASALAELDVLANLAERAETLDYRCPQLIDEDQILIEAGRHPVVEQVMSDPFIANPIRLERERRMLIITGPNMGGKSTYMRQTALIVLLAHIGAFVPADGARIGPIDRIFTRIGASDDLASGRSTFMVEMTETANILNNATARSLVLMDEIGRGTSTYDGLSLAWACAEQLASKIGAYTLFATHYFELTRLPELMSGLANVHLDAVEHGDTIAFMHAVQEGAASRSYGLQVAALAGVPKSVIHQARHKLAELESATPIATGDTRPAPVSLAPQPHPVVEELAAVRPDELSPRQALDLLYRLKQML; this comes from the coding sequence ATGACAGCACAGCACCAAGCCACCAGCGCCAACCTGAGCGCCCACACCCCCATGATGCAGCAGTACCTTGGCCTCAAGGCCGAGAACCCGGAGATCCTGCTGTTCTACCGGATGGGCGACTTCTACGAGCTGTTCTACGACGATGCCCGCAAGGCGTCCCAACTGCTCGACATCTCCCTGACCAAGCGCGGCCAGTCCGCGGGCAGCCCCATTCCCATGGCGGGCGTCCCCTATCACGCCATCGAGGGCTATCTGGCCAAGCTGGTGCAACTCGGTGAATCCGCCGCCATCTGCGAACAGGTGGGGGATCCCGCCACCAGCAAGGGGCCGGTGGAGCGCAAGGTCATTCGCATCATCACCCCGGGCACCGTCTCCGACGAGGCGCTGCTCAGCGAGCGACAGGACAACCTGATCGCCGCCGTCTACCACGATGGCCGCCGCTTCGGCTACGGCACCATGGACATCGGCTCAGGCCGCTTCTTCATCAACCAGTTCGACAAGGAAGAGACCCTGCTGGCGGAGCTGCAACGCACCAATCCGGCGGAGCTGCTCTACCCGGAATCCTTCGAGTTCCTGCGCCACGTCGAGGGTCGTCGCGGCCTGCGTCGCCGCCCCGAGTGGGAGTTTGAGCTCGGCACAGCCCGCAAGCTGCTCTGCCAGCAGTTCGGCACCCAGGATCTGGTGGGATTTGGGGTCGAGCAGAGCGAGACAGCCCTCTGCGCCGCCGGCTGCCTGATGCAGTACGTCAAAGACACCCAGCGTACCGCCCTGCCCCACATCCGCAGCGTGCGCCTCGAGCAGCCCGATCATGCGGTCATCATGGATGCCGCCACCCGCCGCAATCTGGAGCTGACCCAGAACCTGGCGGGGGGCTATGAAAATACCCTGGCCGAGGTACTGGACCGCACCGCCACCCCCATGGGCAGCCGCCTGCTCAAGCGCTGGATCCACCAGCCGATCCGCGATCGGGTGATCCTCAAGGGTCGCCAGAGCACCATCAAGGAGCTCATCGAGCAGAACCTCTATGACGAGCTGGGCAACCTGCTGCGTCAGGTGGGCGATGTGGAGCGGGTACTGGCCCGCCTGGCCCTGCGCTCGGCCCGTCCCCGCGATCTCACCCGCCTGCGTCAGGCCTTCGCTCAGTTGCCCGAGTTGCAGCGCCTGCTGGCGGATAACGAGCACGAAGCGGTGCAGCAGCTGGCCGAGCGCGCCAGCACCTTCCCCGAGCTGCTCGGCCTGCTGGAGCGCGCCGTGATGGAAGTGCCGCCGGTGCTGATCCGCGATGGCGGCGTCATCCGTGACGGCTTCAATCAGGAGCTGGACGAGCTGCGGGATCTGGCCAACGGCGCCACCGCCAGCCTCGCCCGCATCGAAGAGCGGGAGAAGCTGCTGACCGGCATCAACACCCTCAAGGTGGGTTACAACAAGGTGCACGGCTTCTATATCGAGGTGAGCCGCGCCAACAGCCATCTGGTGCCGGCCCACTACATCCGCCGCCAGACCCTCAAGAACAATGAACGTTACATCATCGATGAGCTGAAGAAATACGAGGACAAGGTGCTCACTGCCCAGGCTCAGGCGCTGGCGCTGGAGAAGCGGCTCTACGAAGAGCTGCTCGATGCCCTGCTGCCCCACCTCGGCGATCTGCAGGAGTCGGCGTCCGCGCTGGCGGAGCTGGACGTGCTGGCCAATCTGGCGGAGCGGGCCGAGACGCTGGACTATCGTTGTCCGCAGCTCATCGATGAGGATCAGATCCTGATCGAGGCGGGCCGCCATCCGGTCGTTGAACAGGTGATGAGCGATCCCTTTATCGCCAACCCCATCCGGCTGGAGCGGGAACGGCGGATGCTGATTATCACGGGTCCCAACATGGGCGGTAAGTCCACCTACATGCGCCAGACCGCGCTCATCGTGCTGCTGGCTCATATCGGCGCCTTCGTGCCCGCCGACGGCGCCCGCATCGGCCCCATCGACCGCATCTTCACCCGCATCGGGGCGTCGGATGATCTGGCATCGGGAAGATCCACCTTCATGGTGGAGATGACCGAGACCGCCAACATCCTCAACAACGCCACCGCCCGCAGCCTGGTGCTGATGGACGAGATTGGCCGCGGCACCAGCACCTACGACGGTCTCTCCCTGGCGTGGGCCTGTGCCGAACAGCTGGCGAGCAAGATTGGCGCCTACACCCTGTTCGCCACCCACTACTTCGAGCTGACCCGTCTGCCGGAGCTGATGAGCGGACTGGCCAACGTCCATCTGGATGCGGTGGAGCACGGCGACACCATCGCCTTTATGCACGCGGTGCAGGAGGGGGCGGCCAGCCGCTCCTACGGCCTGCAAGTGGCGGCGCTGGCCGGGGTGCCGAAATCGGTGATCCATCAGGCCCGCCACAAGCTGGCGGAGCTCGAAAGCGCCACCCCGATCGCCACCGGTGACACCCGCCCGGCCCCGGTGAGCCTTGCCCCGCAGCCCCATCCGGTGGTGGAAGAGCTGGCAGCGGTGCGCCCGGACGAGCTGAGCCCCCGTCAGGCGCTGGACCTGCTCTATCGCCTCAAGCAGATGCTCTGA
- a CDS encoding D-2-hydroxyacid dehydrogenase → MSQRTLLLLSQDNNHYERLLKAASLPHLHILRADNQSDAEKLIGDAHILMAEPARARPLLAKADRLSWLQSTYAGVDVLLDASCRRDYLLTNVRGIFGPLMSEYVFGHLLNLSRQLPLYREQQQQRLWQSHPYQGLKGRTMLILGTGSIGQHIAHTAKHFGMKVLGISHSGNERAGFDQVYQLPALNKMLAQADVIVSVLPATRETRHLFTTDRFNHCKPGAIFFNVGRGNAVHEEDLLAALRGGKLGTAVLDVFEQEPLPADSPLWHQPNLVITPHNSAYSFPEDVAQIFIRNYIRFIDGQQLDGRIDFDKGY, encoded by the coding sequence ATGAGCCAACGTACCCTGCTTCTGCTCAGCCAGGACAACAACCACTATGAGCGCCTGCTCAAGGCCGCCAGCCTTCCCCATCTGCACATACTACGGGCCGACAACCAGAGCGATGCCGAGAAGCTGATCGGTGATGCCCACATCCTGATGGCCGAACCGGCACGAGCCAGACCCCTGCTGGCCAAAGCCGACAGGCTGAGCTGGCTCCAGTCCACCTACGCCGGGGTCGACGTGCTGCTGGATGCCAGCTGCCGCCGCGACTACCTGCTCACCAATGTGCGCGGCATCTTCGGGCCGCTGATGAGCGAGTACGTGTTCGGCCACCTGCTCAACCTGTCGCGCCAGTTGCCGCTCTACCGCGAACAGCAGCAGCAGCGACTGTGGCAGAGCCATCCCTATCAGGGGCTCAAGGGACGCACCATGCTGATCCTGGGTACCGGCAGCATAGGCCAGCACATAGCCCACACCGCCAAGCACTTCGGCATGAAGGTGCTCGGCATCAGCCACAGTGGCAATGAGCGAGCGGGCTTCGATCAGGTGTATCAGCTGCCGGCACTGAACAAGATGCTGGCCCAGGCCGACGTCATCGTCAGCGTGCTGCCGGCGACCCGCGAGACCCGCCATCTGTTCACCACCGATCGCTTCAACCACTGTAAGCCGGGAGCCATCTTCTTCAACGTCGGCCGGGGCAATGCGGTACATGAAGAGGATCTGCTGGCGGCATTGCGCGGCGGCAAGCTGGGCACTGCGGTGCTGGATGTGTTCGAACAGGAGCCCCTGCCCGCCGACAGCCCGCTCTGGCATCAGCCCAATCTCGTCATCACCCCCCACAACAGCGCCTACAGCTTCCCGGAAGATGTGGCCCAGATCTTCATTCGCAACTACATCCGCTTCATCGACGGCCAGCAACTCGATGGCCGCATCGACTTCGACAAGGGTTACTGA
- a CDS encoding regulatory protein RecX — MVDETSPEPAELSFEELFAAARAFAMRSLARRESAESELAKRLRLQGFNEEVIEAVVEYCRGYNWVNDDRYGAMAVRAGAAKGHGPIKIRFDLRRKGLDDMQIDAAFDQPELDWFELAFALLARRARVADLADFKLRMKWLKYLLGRGFTQDQARYAISTLQQGDE, encoded by the coding sequence ATGGTCGATGAAACTTCCCCCGAACCCGCTGAACTCTCCTTTGAAGAACTGTTTGCCGCCGCCCGCGCCTTTGCCATGCGCAGTCTGGCTCGCCGCGAGAGCGCCGAATCGGAACTGGCCAAGCGGCTGCGGCTGCAGGGCTTCAATGAAGAGGTGATCGAGGCGGTTGTCGAATATTGCCGGGGTTACAACTGGGTCAATGACGATCGTTACGGTGCCATGGCGGTACGGGCCGGTGCGGCCAAGGGCCATGGTCCCATCAAGATCCGCTTCGATCTGCGTCGCAAGGGGCTGGACGATATGCAGATAGACGCCGCATTCGACCAGCCGGAGCTGGATTGGTTCGAGTTGGCGTTCGCCCTGCTGGCGCGGCGTGCCAGAGTCGCCGATCTGGCCGATTTCAAGCTGCGGATGAAATGGCTCAAGTACCTGCTTGGGCGGGGCTTTACCCAGGATCAGGCGCGTTATGCCATCTCTACCCTGCAGCAGGGGGACGAATAA